GGGTGGAACTGGATGCCCACCCCGAAACCCTCCGTGGCCTCGATGGCCTCCACCCAGCCGTCGTCCGAGCGCGCGCTGACCACCCAGCCGGCGGGCGGCTCCACCACCACCTGGCGGTGGAAGCTGT
This Trueperaceae bacterium DNA region includes the following protein-coding sequences:
- a CDS encoding gamma-glutamyl-gamma-aminobutyrate hydrolase family protein (Members of this family of hydrolases with an active site Cys residue belong to MEROPS family C26.); its protein translation is SFHRQVVVEPPAGWVVSARSDDGWVEAIEATEGFGVGIQFHPEWLELEQPRFAAVFRDFVAAAREHGAGRGVAREA